A part of Vulpes vulpes isolate BD-2025 chromosome 15, VulVul3, whole genome shotgun sequence genomic DNA contains:
- the EMX2 gene encoding homeobox protein EMX2 isoform X2 — protein sequence MFQPAPKRCFTIESLVAKDSPLPASRSEDPIRPAALSYANSSPINPFLNGFHSAAAAAAAGRGVYSNPDLVFAEAVSHPPNPAVPVHPVPPPHALAAHPLPSSHSPHPLFASQQRDPSTFYPWLIHRYRYLGHRFQGKSMVSEPKDEVQKTEAGGRRLRFATKEKRDAPY from the exons ATGTTCCAGCCGGCGCCCAAGCGCTGCTTCACCATCGAGTCGCTGGTGGCCAAGGACAGTCCCCTGCCCGCCTCGCGCTCCGAGGACCCCATCCGTCCCGCGGCGCTCAGCTACGCCAACTCCAGCCCCATAAACCCGTTCCTCAACGGCTTCcactcggccgccgccgccgccgccgccggcagGGGCGTCTACTCCAACCCGGACTTGGTGTTCGCCGAGGCGGTCTCGCACCCGCCCAACCCCGCGGTGCCCGTGCACCCGGTGCCGCCGCCGCACGCCCTGgccgcccaccccctgccctcctcgcACTCGCCACACCCCCTCTTCGCCTCGCAGCAGCGGGACCCGTCCACCTTCTACCCCTGGCTCATCCACCGCTACCGGTATCTGGGCCATCGCTTCCAAG GTAAAAGTATGGTTTCAGAACCGAAGGACGAAGTTCAAAAGACAGAAGCTGGAGGAAGAAGGCTCAGATtcgcaacaaaagaaaaaagggacgCACCATATTAA
- the EMX2 gene encoding homeobox protein EMX2 isoform X1 encodes MFQPAPKRCFTIESLVAKDSPLPASRSEDPIRPAALSYANSSPINPFLNGFHSAAAAAAAGRGVYSNPDLVFAEAVSHPPNPAVPVHPVPPPHALAAHPLPSSHSPHPLFASQQRDPSTFYPWLIHRYRYLGHRFQGNDTSPESFLLHNALARKPKRIRTAFSPSQLLRLEHAFEKNHYVVGAERKQLAHSLSLTETQVKVWFQNRRTKFKRQKLEEEGSDSQQKKKGTHHINRWRIATKQASPEEIDVTSDD; translated from the exons ATGTTCCAGCCGGCGCCCAAGCGCTGCTTCACCATCGAGTCGCTGGTGGCCAAGGACAGTCCCCTGCCCGCCTCGCGCTCCGAGGACCCCATCCGTCCCGCGGCGCTCAGCTACGCCAACTCCAGCCCCATAAACCCGTTCCTCAACGGCTTCcactcggccgccgccgccgccgccgccggcagGGGCGTCTACTCCAACCCGGACTTGGTGTTCGCCGAGGCGGTCTCGCACCCGCCCAACCCCGCGGTGCCCGTGCACCCGGTGCCGCCGCCGCACGCCCTGgccgcccaccccctgccctcctcgcACTCGCCACACCCCCTCTTCGCCTCGCAGCAGCGGGACCCGTCCACCTTCTACCCCTGGCTCATCCACCGCTACCGGTATCTGGGCCATCGCTTCCAAG GGAACGACACAAGCCCGGAGAGCTTCCTTTTGCACAACGCGCTGGCCCGAAAGCCGAAGCGGATCCGAACCGCCTTTTCCCCGTCCCAGCTTCTGAGGCTGGAACACGCCTTCGAGAAGAACCACTACGTGGTGGGCGCCGAGAGGAAGCAGCTGGCGCACAGCCTCAGCCTCACGGAAACTCAG GTAAAAGTATGGTTTCAGAACCGAAGGACGAAGTTCAAAAGACAGAAGCTGGAGGAAGAAGGCTCAGATtcgcaacaaaagaaaaaagggacgCACCATATTAACCGGTGGAGAATCGCCACCAAGCAGGCGAGTCCCGAGGAAATAGACGTGACCTCAGACGATTAA